Proteins encoded in a region of the Candidatus Paceibacterota bacterium genome:
- a CDS encoding protein-L-isoaspartate(D-aspartate) O-methyltransferase, which produces MRKLALVMAGWLTGFAGRGTAAPAIDAAGSDPYAPARQRMVAEQLVGPGRNITNTWVLTVMGRIPRHEFVPERRRSEAYRDHPLPIGHGQTISQPFIVAFMSERLEPKPADRVLEIGTGSGYQAAVLAELVAQVYTIEIVEDLARRAATDLKRLGYTNVHVRAGDGYQGWPEAAPFDAIIVTCAPEQVPKRLIEQLKDGGRMIIPVGRAWNQELVLLRKQDGKLEQQAVLPVRFVPMTGAAEERSKVKSPSPRQTQEPKPQESLRP; this is translated from the coding sequence ATGCGTAAACTGGCACTCGTGATGGCCGGGTGGCTGACGGGCTTCGCCGGCCGTGGAACTGCGGCACCCGCGATTGATGCCGCGGGGAGTGACCCTTATGCACCCGCACGTCAGCGCATGGTGGCCGAACAGCTCGTCGGCCCGGGCCGGAACATCACCAACACCTGGGTCTTAACCGTGATGGGACGAATCCCGCGCCATGAATTTGTCCCTGAACGGCGCCGTTCCGAAGCATACCGCGATCATCCCCTGCCCATCGGTCACGGGCAGACCATTTCGCAGCCCTTCATCGTTGCCTTCATGAGCGAGAGGCTCGAACCCAAGCCTGCCGACCGCGTTCTGGAAATTGGCACCGGCTCCGGCTATCAGGCCGCCGTCCTCGCCGAACTGGTGGCCCAGGTCTACACGATTGAAATCGTTGAGGACCTCGCACGGCGTGCCGCCACGGACCTAAAGCGTCTCGGATACACCAATGTGCACGTGCGCGCCGGCGACGGTTACCAGGGGTGGCCTGAAGCCGCCCCATTCGACGCAATCATTGTCACTTGCGCGCCGGAGCAAGTGCCAAAACGCCTGATCGAACAGCTCAAGGACGGCGGCCGGATGATCATCCCGGTTGGGCGCGCCTGGAACCAAGAGCTGGTCCTGCTGCGCAAGCAGGATGGCAAACTCGAACAGCAGGCCGTCCTGCCGGTGCGCTTCGTTCCCATGACGGGCGCGGCCGAAGAAAGATCAAAAGTCAAAAGCCCGAGTCCCAGGCAAACGCAAGAGCCGAAGCCCCAGGAAAGCCTGCGTCCGTGA
- a CDS encoding Gfo/Idh/MocA family oxidoreductase: MHTTAPKSDTRFTRRQFLRGTTLSTAAFMAVPGAVLGLRGATSANRKLNIAGIGIGGQGAHDLSQMESENIVALCDVDMERAGHTFRKYPKAQQFTDYRQMLDQLKEIDGVVIATPDHHHAPAAMEAIKRGKHVYCEKPLTHSVWEARRLAQAAREAKVATQMGNQGQASEQTRRLCEYIWSGAIGRVHEAHIWTDRPSRGLFDEYWPQGCARPEDRPPVPATLNWDLWLGPAPFRPYHPAYLPFKWRGWWDFGTGALGDIGCHAMDPVFRALKLGAPLSVQAASTRVNQETFPLGSIVTYRFPARGATSQAINGHVTGLTGAPSGAVAMPPCTLVWYDGGLRPSRPDALPEGRALGDNGRLLIGEKGFILGNEVYPESCAREVHDLSKSIPRSKDHHQEWIQACKGGKPAGANFDWAGPLAESVLLGNVALRVQLREDLTLCSLLWDGANLRFTNLEDANLFLRREYRAGWSL; the protein is encoded by the coding sequence ATGCATACCACTGCGCCCAAGTCAGACACCCGATTCACCCGCCGCCAGTTTCTTCGTGGCACCACGCTCAGCACCGCCGCCTTTATGGCGGTGCCCGGCGCGGTGCTGGGATTGCGCGGGGCGACCTCTGCGAACCGGAAACTGAACATTGCCGGCATCGGCATCGGCGGACAAGGTGCTCACGACCTCAGCCAAATGGAGAGCGAGAACATCGTCGCCCTCTGCGACGTGGACATGGAACGCGCCGGCCACACCTTCAGGAAGTACCCCAAAGCGCAGCAGTTCACCGATTACCGCCAGATGCTTGACCAGTTGAAGGAGATTGACGGAGTCGTCATTGCCACGCCCGACCATCATCACGCCCCCGCCGCGATGGAGGCTATCAAGCGCGGCAAGCATGTCTATTGCGAGAAGCCGTTGACGCATTCGGTGTGGGAGGCACGGCGACTGGCACAAGCGGCGCGGGAGGCAAAGGTCGCGACCCAGATGGGCAATCAGGGCCAGGCTTCCGAGCAGACGCGCCGCCTCTGCGAGTACATCTGGTCCGGCGCCATCGGCAGAGTACACGAAGCCCACATCTGGACCGACCGCCCCTCCCGGGGATTATTCGACGAGTACTGGCCGCAAGGCTGCGCCCGACCCGAGGACAGGCCGCCGGTGCCTGCAACGCTGAACTGGGACCTCTGGCTGGGCCCGGCGCCTTTCCGTCCATATCACCCGGCTTACCTTCCCTTTAAGTGGCGCGGCTGGTGGGACTTCGGCACGGGCGCCCTTGGTGACATCGGCTGCCACGCGATGGACCCGGTGTTTCGCGCGCTCAAACTGGGCGCTCCTCTCAGCGTCCAGGCTGCCTCGACACGCGTAAATCAGGAGACCTTTCCTCTGGGCTCGATCGTGACCTACCGGTTCCCGGCGCGCGGGGCTACGTCCCAAGCCATCAATGGCCATGTGACAGGATTGACTGGCGCGCCAAGCGGGGCAGTCGCCATGCCACCATGCACGCTCGTTTGGTACGACGGCGGGCTGCGCCCGTCCCGGCCCGACGCCTTGCCCGAAGGAAGGGCCCTGGGCGACAACGGTCGTCTTCTCATTGGGGAAAAGGGATTTATTTTGGGCAACGAAGTTTACCCCGAGTCGTGTGCCAGGGAGGTCCACGACCTTTCCAAGAGTATTCCACGTTCCAAAGACCACCACCAAGAGTGGATCCAGGCGTGCAAAGGAGGCAAGCCCGCTGGCGCAAACTTCGACTGGGCCGGGCCACTCGCCGAGTCGGTCCTCCTGGGCAACGTCGCTCTACGAGTCCAACTCCGGGAAGACCTGACGCTTTGCAGTCTTCTTTGGGACGGCGCTAACCTCCGGTTCACCAACCTCGAAGACGCGAACCTGTTCCTGCGCCGCGAATATCGCGCCGGTTGGAGCCTTTGA
- a CDS encoding LL-diaminopimelate aminotransferase, protein MTESYIQNLFAARIGGREYGKSGTIYKFEKIKRARRAALAAHPGEEIIDLGIGEPDEKAFPEVVDQLCAEARKPENRGYADNGDAVLKEAAARYLDRVFGVEEIDPESEVIHSIGSKAALSILPTALIDPGDYVLMTVPGYPVFGTHAKYLGGRVHNLALTENNGFLPDLNSVPAEVLSQAKVLVLNYPNNPTGASATPEFFARVVAFARKNSLVVIHDAAYAALVFEGRPLSFLATPGAKEVGVELHSASKSLNMTGWRCGFVAGNELLVRAYGDVKDNTDSGQFLPIQHAAAHGFDHPDITARIAAKYSRRMDGLVRTLAGAGFQARKPKGSFFLYVKAPKALVTRSGSRIEFGSAEAASQWLITERLISTVPWDDAGAYLRFSVTFPAKDLADEERILRQLAHRLQGVQLEF, encoded by the coding sequence ATGACCGAGTCTTATATTCAGAACCTGTTTGCAGCTCGTATCGGCGGCCGGGAATACGGCAAGTCGGGCACTATCTACAAATTCGAGAAGATCAAACGGGCGAGGCGCGCGGCTCTGGCGGCGCATCCCGGCGAGGAGATTATTGACCTGGGTATCGGAGAGCCGGATGAAAAGGCGTTCCCCGAAGTTGTGGATCAGCTCTGTGCCGAGGCGCGCAAGCCGGAGAACCGCGGTTACGCGGACAACGGCGACGCGGTCCTGAAAGAGGCGGCGGCCCGCTACCTGGATCGTGTGTTCGGCGTGGAAGAGATTGACCCGGAAAGCGAGGTGATTCACTCGATTGGCAGCAAGGCGGCGCTTTCCATACTGCCGACGGCGCTGATTGATCCGGGAGATTATGTGCTCATGACGGTGCCCGGCTATCCGGTGTTCGGCACGCACGCGAAGTATCTGGGCGGGCGGGTGCATAACCTGGCTCTTACGGAGAACAACGGCTTCCTCCCGGATTTGAACTCGGTACCCGCGGAAGTGTTGAGCCAGGCCAAGGTGCTGGTGCTGAACTATCCGAATAACCCGACCGGCGCGAGCGCGACGCCCGAGTTCTTTGCTCGAGTGGTGGCATTTGCGCGCAAGAATAGCCTGGTCGTCATCCACGATGCGGCTTATGCAGCGTTGGTGTTCGAGGGCCGGCCGTTGAGCTTCCTGGCGACGCCCGGGGCTAAGGAGGTGGGCGTGGAACTGCACTCGGCCAGCAAATCACTCAACATGACGGGGTGGCGGTGCGGATTTGTGGCCGGCAATGAGTTGCTCGTGCGGGCCTACGGGGATGTGAAGGACAATACGGACTCGGGGCAATTTCTGCCGATCCAGCATGCCGCGGCGCATGGCTTCGACCATCCCGATATTACCGCCCGGATTGCGGCGAAGTATTCACGACGGATGGACGGGCTGGTGCGGACGCTGGCGGGCGCGGGGTTCCAGGCCCGGAAACCGAAGGGATCATTCTTCCTGTATGTCAAGGCGCCCAAGGCGCTTGTGACCAGGTCCGGCAGCCGAATTGAATTCGGCAGCGCGGAAGCGGCCTCGCAATGGCTGATCACCGAAAGGTTGATTTCCACGGTGCCTTGGGATGACGCGGGCGCTTACTTGCGGTTCAGCGTTACCTTCCCCGCGAAGGACCTGGCGGACGAGGAACGGATTCTGCGCCAACTGGCCCATCGGTTGCAGGGGGTGCAGCTCGAGTTTTGA